A stretch of the Arachis stenosperma cultivar V10309 chromosome 6, arast.V10309.gnm1.PFL2, whole genome shotgun sequence genome encodes the following:
- the LOC130932725 gene encoding galactinol synthase 1-like codes for MAPPELVPTAAAASAFTARTASTLPRRAYVTFLAGNGDYVKGVVGLVKGLRKVKSAYPLVVAILPDVPEEHRQILESQGCIVREIEPVYPPENQTQFAMAYYVINYSKLRIWEFVEYSKMIYLDGDIEVYENIDHLFDLPDGKFYAVMDCFCEKTWSHSPQYKIGYCQQCPDKVQWPEELGQPPSLYFNAGMFVFEPSMETYHDLLRKLQITPPTPFAEQDFLNMYFKDIYEPIPSVYNLVLAMLWRHPENVDLDKVKVVHYCAAGSKPWRYTGKEENMQREDIKMLVKKWWDIYHDTSLDYRKPPLSSDEADPFGHVTSESPKVPYLMTPTAA; via the exons ATGGCACCTCCTGAGCTTGTTCCAACCGCCGCTGCTGCTTCCGCCTTCACCGCGAGAACTGCTTCCACACTCCCCAGGCGAGCCTACGTCACTTTCCTCGCCGGAAACGGTGACTACGTCAAAGGTGTTGTTGGACTGGTCAAAGGCCTCCGAAAGGTCAAGTCAGCTTACCCTCTGGTGGTGGCGATCCTCCCCGACGTGCCGGAGGAGCACCGTCAGATACTTGAGTCACAAGGTTGCATAGTCCGCGAGATCGAACCGGTTTACCCTCCTGAGAACCAGACTCAGTTCGCCATGGCCTATTATGTCATCAACTACTCCAAGCTCCGTATCTGGGAG TTTGTGGAGTACAGTAAGATGATATACTTGGATGGAGACATTGAGGTGTATGAGAACATAGATCACTTGTTTGATCTTCCAGATGGAAAGTTCTATGCTGTAATGGATTGCTTCTGCGAGAAGACATGGAGTCACAGCCCTCAATACAAGATCGGTTACTGCCAGCAGTGCCCTGACAAGGTGCAATGGCCTGAAGAGTTGGGTCAACCACCGTCCCTGTACTTCAACGCTGGCATGTTCGTGTTTGAGCCATCCATGGAAACTTACCACGACCTTCTCAGAAAACTCCAGATCACACCTCCTACTCCCTTTGCGGAGCAGGATTTCCTCAACATGTATTTCAAGGACATTTACGAGCCCATTCCCTCGGTTTATAACCTTGTTCTTGCCATGCTCTGGCGCCACCCTGAAAATGTTGACCTTGATAAAGTCAAAGTTGTTCACTACTGTGCAGCG GGATCCAAACCATGGAGATATACCGGAAAGGAAGAAAATATGCAGAGGGAGGACATAAAGATGTTGGTGAAGAAATGGTGGGATATCTATCATGATACATCCCTTGATTACAGGAAACCGCCGCTATCCAGTGACGAAGCTGATCCATTTGGGCATGTAACTTCTGAGTCTCCCAAAGTCCCCTATCTCATGACGCCCACAGCTGCATAG